From the genome of Desulfocurvibacter africanus subsp. africanus DSM 2603, one region includes:
- a CDS encoding electron transport complex protein RnfA, with protein MDFFLLFISAIFINNIVLVQYLGTCPFMGTSKSTDLALGMGGAVIFVIVMATAFTWPLQQYVLIPYGIEYLQTIVFILVIASLVQFVEMFLKKVLPPLYKSLGLFLPLITTNCAVLGVAIMVQRNGYSFLKSIMFALASGIGFLVALVIISSIRERLDIAPIPAVFRGVPIALIMAGIMSLAFFAFQGMAA; from the coding sequence ATGGATTTCTTCCTGCTGTTCATCTCCGCTATCTTCATCAACAATATCGTCCTGGTGCAGTACCTTGGCACGTGTCCCTTCATGGGCACCTCCAAGTCCACCGATCTCGCGCTCGGCATGGGCGGCGCGGTCATCTTCGTCATCGTCATGGCCACGGCCTTCACCTGGCCCCTGCAGCAGTACGTGCTCATTCCCTACGGGATCGAGTACCTGCAGACCATTGTCTTCATTCTGGTCATCGCCTCCCTGGTGCAGTTCGTCGAAATGTTCCTGAAGAAGGTACTTCCGCCGCTGTACAAGTCGCTCGGCCTGTTCCTGCCGCTCATCACAACCAACTGCGCGGTGCTGGGCGTGGCGATCATGGTGCAGCGCAACGGCTATTCCTTCTTGAAGTCCATCATGTTCGCGCTGGCCTCAGGCATCGGCTTCCTGGTCGCCCTGGTCATCATTTCCTCCATCCGCGAACGGCTGGATATCGCTCCGATCCCGGCGGTGTTCAGGGGCGTGCCCATCGCCCTGATCATGGCCGGCATCATGTCCCTGGCGTTCTTCGCCTTCCAGGGCATGGCCGCCTAA
- the rsxE gene encoding electron transport complex subunit RsxE, whose protein sequence is MNRIGKEFIKGLWAELPPFRVLLGLCPTLAVTSTAENGLGMGMAVLFVLTMSNLIISSLRKIIPAKVRIACFIVIAASLVVAVELLMQAYTYPLYQQLGIFVPLIVVNCLILGRAEAFASKNDVLPSIADALGMGLGFMLSLTFLGAVREILGSGTVFGHAVMWDSFEPMAFMVKAPGAFVGLGMILAGMNAFNRYRSRKKGETKPVVQNSTCASCGACNSCGGK, encoded by the coding sequence ATGAACCGTATTGGTAAAGAATTCATCAAGGGTTTGTGGGCCGAGCTCCCTCCGTTCAGGGTGCTTCTCGGTCTGTGCCCTACCCTGGCCGTCACCTCCACCGCGGAGAACGGCCTCGGCATGGGCATGGCGGTCCTCTTCGTTCTGACCATGTCCAACCTGATCATTTCCTCGCTCAGAAAGATCATCCCGGCCAAGGTCCGTATCGCCTGTTTCATCGTCATCGCTGCCTCGCTGGTCGTTGCCGTCGAGCTGCTCATGCAGGCTTACACCTACCCGCTCTATCAACAGCTCGGCATCTTCGTCCCGCTGATCGTCGTCAACTGTCTGATTCTGGGCCGCGCGGAGGCGTTCGCCTCCAAGAACGACGTGCTTCCGTCAATCGCCGACGCCCTCGGCATGGGCTTGGGCTTCATGCTCTCGCTGACCTTCCTTGGCGCCGTGCGCGAGATCCTCGGCTCAGGCACTGTCTTCGGACATGCCGTGATGTGGGATTCGTTCGAGCCCATGGCCTTCATGGTCAAGGCTCCGGGCGCGTTCGTCGGTCTGGGCATGATCCTGGCCGGCATGAACGCCTTCAACCGCTACAGGAGCCGCAAGAAGGGCGAAACAAAGCCCGTGGTTCAAAACTCCACCTGCGCCTCCTGCGGGGCGTGCAACTCCTGCGGCGGCAAGTAA
- the rnfG gene encoding RnfABCDGE type electron transport complex subunit G, producing the protein MREIFYMLAVLSMICATSGAVLVNLKQATKDRIEQQVLTYVQGPALLTVLKFRDNDPIAERVKIGDVNVFPAMKDGKLAGVAFETFAPGYSGDIGVMVGIDVEKDELLGIGITTQTETPGLGTRILEPAFTTQFTAHGLESMNLKSKGGDIDAVSGATFSSVGTVDAVRKAIEIYQGIKPEIIKTWKNS; encoded by the coding sequence ATGCGCGAAATATTTTATATGCTCGCCGTCCTGTCCATGATCTGCGCCACCTCCGGCGCGGTTCTGGTGAATCTCAAGCAGGCGACCAAGGACCGGATCGAACAGCAGGTGCTGACCTACGTGCAGGGTCCCGCCCTCCTCACCGTCCTGAAGTTCCGTGACAACGACCCCATCGCCGAACGTGTGAAGATCGGCGATGTGAACGTCTTCCCGGCCATGAAGGACGGCAAACTCGCCGGCGTGGCGTTTGAAACCTTCGCTCCAGGCTACTCCGGCGACATCGGCGTCATGGTCGGCATCGACGTGGAAAAGGACGAGCTTCTCGGTATCGGCATCACAACTCAGACCGAAACTCCCGGCCTCGGCACCCGCATCTTGGAGCCAGCCTTCACCACGCAGTTCACGGCTCACGGTCTCGAAAGCATGAACTTGAAGTCCAAGGGCGGTGACATCGACGCCGTTTCCGGCGCGACCTTCTCGTCCGTAGGTACCGTGGATGCAGTGCGCAAGGCCATCGAGATCTACCAGGGCATCAAGCCAGAAATCATAAAGACCTGGAAGAACTCATAG